GACAGACCGGCGTCGCCAGGGTGCCATGGGAACTCGTCGGCGAGGCAGGGGAGGTAGAGCTCGCCGCAAGTGGGCTCACGGTGCGGTGCCTGCAGCACAGCAATGGATCGCTGCCCGAATCCGACGATGACGCAGGGGTTCTGGCGTACATCGCCCGCGCCTACTGAGCGGGGGTCAGCGTCCCGTCCATCACCATCGTCCGCAGTGCCCTGCGGTTGAACTTGCCACTGGCGAGGGTCGGCATCTGCTCACTGGTTGCGAGAACCCAGCGGGTCGGAACCTTGTAGGCGGACAACTGCTCCCGCGTACGCGCCGCAAGGGAGCGCACGTCGAGCGACCCGTCGCTGGGCACGACGACGGCGCACACCTCTTCGCCCCGCACCGGATCGGCGATCCCGACGACGATGCATTGCGACACATCGGCGAACTGCTCGATCACCGACTCGACTTCCAGCGGTGAGACATTCGCACCCGCGGCCTTGATCAGCTCGCTGGTGCGGCCCACATAGAACAGCCGCGGATCGCCCGCTTTTCGGTAAACCCGGTCGCCGGTGTGATACCAGCCGTCCTCATCGAACGTCTCGGCACGTTCGCGTTTGTTGTAGCCGGCCATCACGCCGGTGCCGCGGACGAGCAACTCGCCGATCTCGCCGTCGGCGACGGGGTTGCCGTCGTCGTCCACGATGCGCATGTCCGTGTACACGAAGCCGCCCGCGGTCTCAGACATGGTGCGGTGCACGGGAAAACCGTCGGGCACATCGGTCATCGCGATGTCGAGCGGACCGTCGCGCAGCATCGGCACACTGGACAGGTCGCGGTCGGCGTACGTCGGATGCTCGCGCAGGCGTTGGGTGAACGCCGGCCACCCCACGAGCCCTGTCACCCGCTCGCGCTCGATGAGATCCAGCGCCGTCTCGGCGTCGAGTCGCGGCATGACCACCACCGTGACGGGTTCGTGCAGCGCACCCGTAGTCGCCAGCAGCCCACCGATCCAGAAGAACGGCATCGCACACAGTATCCGCGGGTCGGCATCCGACCCCGTCATCGCACGGATCGCCTCGGGCCACGTCGACGTCTGCCGGACCAGCGTGCCGTGGGTGTGCAACACTCCCTTCGGGTCCGCCGTCGAGCCCGACGTATGGATCATGACGGCCAGATCCGCGGGAAACACCTCGTCCTCGACCGCCGCCAACAGACTCTGCGGCACAATCGGCGCGGTCTCGTCGTACCGCGTCGCCCAGCCTCGGTCGGAGTCGCCCGTAAGCACGATCCGGCGCAGGTACGGCGCCGCGGTCAGCGTGATTTGGTTGGTCGGCTGACCTGCCAGCTCGGGAAACGCCGCCTCGAAGCGTTCGGCGACGTCGATCGTGAGCACCTTGGGAGGGGCGATCACCAGCGCGACATCAGCCAGCCGCGCCACTTTGGCGATCTCCGCCGGCGCGTACAGCGTGCTCAGCGGCACCGCTAGGGCGCCGATCCGGGACACCGCCAGCCACCAGACGACCCAGTCGACGCCGTTGGCGAAGAACAGTCCGACGCGCGTGCCCTTGCCGACGCCTTCGGCCAGCAGCCAGCGGGCCAGCTGGGCCGAGCGCTGTTCCGCCTCGCGATAGGTGAGTCGGTCCGTCGGCGTCACCAGATAGGTCTGGTCGCCGAACTCGCGCACGCTGCGCTGCAGGAGCGAGGGCACGGTCAGTCGCGGCTGATCCACGGTCGAAGTCTATGAGCACGAAAAATTACGATCCGATCAGTATCGAAATTCCCGCCGAGGGGCGGCCCGGCGGTTACTGTCTGGGCATGACATCGACAGTCGAAACGGCTGACCGGGTTGTCGGGCTCGCGCGGGGGATGCGTGAGCTCGTGCAGGCGCAGGCACCGGAGTCCGAGCGGGCGCGCACGTTGACGACCGCGATCGTCGACCAGATGTGGGCCACCGGGCTCATCACGGCGTTCAATCCCGTCGAGGCCGGGGGAGTCGAGCCGTCGTTCGCCGAGATGATCGAGACCTGGATCGAAATGGCTTGGCAGGACGGCTCGTTCGGGTGGATCGGTATCGCGAACCTGCCGTCGTCCTTCGCCGCCGCGGCGTATCTGCCCGATGAGGGGTTCGCGGAAGTGTTCACCGCGCACCGCAATCGCGTGACGATGGGTGGTCAGTTCTTCCCCAACGGGCAGGGCCACGTGGTGGACGGCGGCTACACGCTGAGCGGGTCGTGGAGCTTCGGGTCGGGAACCGGTCACTCGGAGTACGTCGCCGCGGGGTTCTTCCCTATGTCCGACGGCGAGATGCGCTGGATCAGCGAGGGCGTGCCAGAG
The nucleotide sequence above comes from Mycolicibacterium moriokaense. Encoded proteins:
- a CDS encoding class I adenylate-forming enzyme family protein — its product is MDQPRLTVPSLLQRSVREFGDQTYLVTPTDRLTYREAEQRSAQLARWLLAEGVGKGTRVGLFFANGVDWVVWWLAVSRIGALAVPLSTLYAPAEIAKVARLADVALVIAPPKVLTIDVAERFEAAFPELAGQPTNQITLTAAPYLRRIVLTGDSDRGWATRYDETAPIVPQSLLAAVEDEVFPADLAVMIHTSGSTADPKGVLHTHGTLVRQTSTWPEAIRAMTGSDADPRILCAMPFFWIGGLLATTGALHEPVTVVVMPRLDAETALDLIERERVTGLVGWPAFTQRLREHPTYADRDLSSVPMLRDGPLDIAMTDVPDGFPVHRTMSETAGGFVYTDMRIVDDDGNPVADGEIGELLVRGTGVMAGYNKRERAETFDEDGWYHTGDRVYRKAGDPRLFYVGRTSELIKAAGANVSPLEVESVIEQFADVSQCIVVGIADPVRGEEVCAVVVPSDGSLDVRSLAARTREQLSAYKVPTRWVLATSEQMPTLASGKFNRRALRTMVMDGTLTPAQ